In the Halorubrum ruber genome, TGGACCGCGGCGTTCGCGAAGACGGCCTCCGAGACGCTGGGCGCGCCCACCGGCGCCGCGAGGAACTCCTGAATGTGGGTCGCCTCCTTGGCGTGCTCCCCCCGCCGACGACGTTGCCGAGCGGAATGGGGAAGCTCTCGCCGCGGAACGCGCCGCCGAGGTGCTGGTACAGCGGCGCGCCCAGCACGTCGGCGGCCGCCTTCGCCGCCGCCATCGAGATGGCGACCGCGCTGTTGGCGCCGATGGCGGAGAAGTCGTCCGTGCCGTCGGCGGCGCGCAGCGCGTTGTCGACCGCGCGCTGGTCGCCCGCGTAGATGCCCTCGAGGCGCGGAACCGCGTGTTCGCGGGCCTTCGCGATCGACTCGCTTGCGGGCAGTTCGATCGCCTCGTACTCGCCCGTCGAGGCCCCGCTGGGGGCCGCCCCGCGGCCGAAGCCGCCGGACTCGGTGAGCACGTCGGCCTCGACCGTCGGGTTCCCCCGCGAGTCGAGCACGCGACGCAGCGAGACGCTCGTGATCCGCGTCATCAGCTCTCCCTCCGGACCGTGAACGGGAGCGCGCCCGCGTCGTACTCCTCCGCGGCGACGAGGATCGGCTCCGTCTGGTCCGTGTCGATCAGCACGGGCGCCCCGTAGGACACCTGCAGCGCTCGCGCGCCGAGGATGCGTGCCTTCTCGTATCGATTGTATCGCTGTTCTGACATGATTACTGGTACGGCGAGACGACGTCGACGAGGTCGCGGTGGCTCACCAGCATGCGCCGACAGCAGTGCCGGTCGACCCCGAGGTCGTCGAGGACTTCGCCGGGGTCCTCGTCGCCCTCGCGAGCCCGCTCTTTGAACTCTTCCCAGTGCTCACCCACGACGTTGCCGCACGTGAAACACCGGACGGGGATCATCATGACTGGATCACCTCAGCGGTAGGACTTCTGGTAGCGAGCGCGCGCGCCGGGTCCGCCCCACTTCTTGGGTTCGGACTGGCGCACGTCGTTGACCAGCAGGGTGCGGTCGAAGTTCATGTACGCGTCGCGCAGCTCGGCGTCGCCGAGGTGCTGGACGAGGCCGCGGGCGATGGCGGTCCGCGTCGCGTCCGCCTGGCCGCTGAAGCCGCCGCCCTCGACGTCGATGTCGATGTCGACGCCGTCGCGGAGCTCCTCGCCCGCGATGCGGAACGGCTCTAACATCTTGAGCCGCGCCTGCTCCGGTTCGACCAGCTCGACTGGCTGGGAGTTGATGCGCACGCGGCCCTCGCCCTCGCGCACGGTGGCGCGGGCGACGGCCGTCTT is a window encoding:
- a CDS encoding DNA-directed RNA polymerase subunit K, which gives rise to MSEQRYNRYEKARILGARALQVSYGAPVLIDTDQTEPILVAAEEYDAGALPFTVRRES
- a CDS encoding 30S ribosomal protein S9 translates to MVTNTSGKKKTAVARATVREGEGRVRINSQPVELVEPEQARLKMLEPFRIAGEELRDGVDIDIDVEGGGFSGQADATRTAIARGLVQHLGDAELRDAYMNFDRTLLVNDVRQSEPKKWGGPGARARYQKSYR
- a CDS encoding DNA-directed RNA polymerase subunit N, which produces MMIPVRCFTCGNVVGEHWEEFKERAREGDEDPGEVLDDLGVDRHCCRRMLVSHRDLVDVVSPYQ